In Stutzerimonas stutzeri, the sequence GACACGTCGATATCCACCCGGAACGTCGCGATACCTTCGACGGGATGAATCTCAGGGTAGGTATGAACAGTGATGTGACTCTTGTCCAGGTGCGCCAGGATGGTGTCCGGCAACGGACCAGGCGATTCCTCAATCTGGCTGTCGGTTGGCGTAACCGGCTGCTCCGAGATGAGGATGGTCACGCTCGCACCCTGCGGCTCGTAGTCCTGCCGCGCGATATTGAGAATATTCGCGCCAATGATGTCGACTACATCGGTCAGAATCTGCGTCAACCGCTTCGCGTCATACTGCTCGTCGATGTACTGCACGTACGCCTGCTGATCTTCCTGGGTTTCGGCATAGCAGATGTCGTAGATATTGAAGCTCAAGGACTTCGTCAGGTTGTTGAACCCGTGGAGCTTGAGTTTGCTTTTCACCATTGGAGACTCTCTTCGATGCGGCGCACCGCGTGATTGAGCATGCCCGTCAGATACCTTTGTACCTGCGTAGGACCGTATACACCTCTTCGCAATTGCGACCGTGGCTGTGTGCTAACGAAACGCCCCGTAAAAAACGGGGCGCGCATTATGCAGATTGATAGCGTGAGGTTCCAGTACCCATGGGCTCAAATTCGCACGCCCGGTACCGGCTATGCCTACGCGGCGGCGGCATAGAGCGC encodes:
- the speD gene encoding adenosylmethionine decarboxylase, producing the protein MKSKLKLHGFNNLTKSLSFNIYDICYAETQEDQQAYVQYIDEQYDAKRLTQILTDVVDIIGANILNIARQDYEPQGASVTILISEQPVTPTDSQIEESPGPLPDTILAHLDKSHITVHTYPEIHPVEGIATFRVDIDVSTCGVISPLKALNYLIHQFDSDIVTVDYRVRGFTRDVEGKKHFIDHEINSIQNYLSEDTRSAYQMTDVNVYQENLFHTKMLLKNFELENYLFGDATSNLSPEQREQVEDRLRHEMLEIFYARNMPG